The Solea solea chromosome 15, fSolSol10.1, whole genome shotgun sequence genome segment CTTCTTCCACTTCTAGTAACACTAACTGCTGCTAGTTTTCAATACACCTGTGCTTTTGTCCGCAGTGATTCTCTGTGAGAATGCATGAATACACCTGACACAGCTGTGGCCACACCCTGAATCATTGTTCAAGGCTTAAATGAGCCACGCCTGTCACTTCCTGGATACTCCTTACATTTTACTGACCTTCAACTCACTACAAAGgactacatatatatacatatatatacatatatatacatatatacatatatatacatatatacatatatatacatatatacatatatatacatatatacatatatacatatatatacatatatatacatatatatatacatatatatacatatatacatatatatacatatatacatatatatacatatatacatatatatacatatatacatatatatacatatatatacatatatatacacatatatatacatatatatatacatatatatacatatatatacacatatatatacatatatatacacatatacatacatacatacatacatatatatatatatatacatacatacatatatatatatacacatacatacatatatatatatatacatacatatatatacatacatatacacacacagtatatgcacatatgtatacacatatagattatatatagtgtgtatagtacatataggtatatatacacacacgtgtgtatatatatatatatatatatatatatatatatatatatatatatatatatatatatatatataaaatactgtatatatacacacctaTGTAcgatacacacacgtacatactgtacatacacacacacacacacacacacgtacatacatacatatacacacacagacaaactgcaTGCAACGACATGATCACAAGATTGCAGGTTTTGGTAATATAGCTTTATTTTGACAGAACTAAGTTAagtcaaaaatatttatttatttaaaatataccaAAGAACAttaaatgaaagtgaaagatttttttttgacagtattGTTCAGAACAAATCaacataaacaaagaagaagcCTAAACAAATGCAGGACAATCTTAAAAGAGATTTGTGTTTTAGCACCAAAATGATAAACGTTGTTAGGAGCCGTCTGAGAACTCAAACACATGGAAATCATAGCTCGTTAGAAACAAAGCTCACAACAGAACACTAACAAGTTAACGACTTGAAACAGAACTATCAAGATTCCAGGTCACGAGGTGGAGGGACGCCATCAGCTGTGGTGGCGACCAAAGACAGAAGAGGACCTGGACTCAGGATCAGGTTCAAGTTACAAGATATGAACCATTTGTTTGttcatggctttttttttaagtattttttttactctggaTGGATGAAGTTTTCTCAGGTGAGTGTGATCTTTGACGACTCTTCGGCATCGATCACTCTGAAAACGCCAACCTTCTCCGTCTTCACGCTGCCCTTTTCtctggctgaaaacacaaataacacacagacacacaaaaaactatAATTAATACCTGCAAGCTTATGAACCTTCACTCTATATCATGTAAGCTGGGGATGTTGGAGTCAGGAAAGAACACCGTCACATTCTCTGCTTTCTGcactattcatttattttgtatacTTTTAGGATTTCCTCACAATTCAGACAGGAATGTGcagacaataataatgatgatgattgaGCTCTACACAAAGACTCACCCAGCATGTCACTGCGATCCAACAGAATCTCCAGGTCTTTGTCACTGATCACTTTGCCCCTCGATGCTTTCACCTCCCTTGTTCAGACACAAGTTACAGACTAACGTTACTCTcgccacacacacgcacacacacacacacacacacacacacgtcattctGAAGAAGAGTCCATGAACAAAAGGAGCACGACTTACTTCTCAGTGCCTCTGGCTTTAAGTAGATCCATCAACTCATCCAGATCAATGCAGCTCTTACTCTGGTTCAGCTCTGACCTCACACCTTTGAATTTATCTGAAGAgaacagacaaaaaacacaaaaacacaatccaCTGTAAATACATCCAAACATACCAAAAATAGTACATTTAATGGAATGAAGCCACTGACTTTTGTGAATGACCATCTGTTCCAGCTTCCTCTTGGCTGAAGCCCTTTCCAGGATCTTCTGGTCGATGGTGTTGCCAGTGACGAGGCGGTAAACCAACACTGGTTTGGTTTGACCGATGCGGTGACAGCGGTCCTGTGCCTGCAGGTCTGCCTGAGGGTTctgagaggaaaacaacactTCATGTTAACTGGCTGTAATAACCAGGCAGGGAACACAGGAATATAAAGGATCGTTTCTCAGTGCACGCACCCAGTCGCTGTCAAAGATAATGACTGTATCAGCAGCCGTCAGGTTGATCCCGAGTCCTCCTGCTCTGGTGCTCAGCAGGAACAGGAAGACCTCAGGATCCTGGGAGAACTTTGTCATCTGGGGAGAGATGAGTGTGATCAAGCAGTTGCATGGACTTTCTAACAGATGTGTCTCACGTACGGAAGTGcactgcattcatttgaaaGTAGTAGTTGAGTAattaatttattgtatttttgagcaattttttttctgaatcactgagaaCTCTCAAATGCATTCTTAACATTGTTAAGTCTAGCAGATCAACAACTGCAAACAAACTCATGGTGATACCATCGTTGTGACTTAAGGACAGTACTATCTCCTAGTGTCTTAAACCCAGATCAAACTAAACAAGCCgtccatgttgttataaatcGAACTCTCAATAAAAGGAATGAATGGGTTTGTTTCAAATGTGctctaaactcagaaaaaaaaattattactcagaaaaacagaaataattactCTGAGAAACAGTGAATGCTTGAAGAAAACTGTACTCACTCACCATAAAACTATCAATCTgcagtaaaaatatatatttaaaatgttctacaTCGTTTAAAGTGCAGAAAATCTCTCTTTATAAAGTGTACAAGCTTAATTCGCTCCTCTCAATACAAGAGAAAACCTGAAACAATGTTTCTGCTCAGTCATGGAAGTGTAAGAAAGCACGTCGTGGGAGACTTGCTCTGAGAAAAGTGATAACACTGCAATAACATGGTAAATCATCGTCAAGCCTCTGCGACACCAGTCAGTCACATAACAACtcacattttcttctctgtcaGAGAAAGACATGCTGCCGTCCAGTCGGCTGTACTGGAAATCGCGCAGATAGCAGTAATCCATTAATAAATCCAGGATGGAAGTCATTTGACTGAAGATCAGAACCTGGATCACAACAATGATTTACACACATTAGTGGGCCGTTAGTGTCGGCACAAGAagcaaacatgaaaacatgaaaacaggaTGGAGGTCTGAACGTACGACCTGACACACAATACACTGGGTTTGTTAGGACAGATCTGCTCATCATGCTTCTTAGTTTAAAGATGTACAGTTACAACTACATTCTATAATTCATCGCTAAACACACTTCTCAAGACAATGAGTGCCTTTGCATCTTTGGATGACAGCTTAGCAGAAATAATCAGACGGGCTTATGGAAATCCTGCATAAAGTGAATATTAATTATTAgtattcgttttttttttgtttttttaaaagaagcttttattttgaaatcttgCAAACGCACATCCTCAGTTTACACTATACAACtatagagacaaaaatagattgTTGAAACTAGCAATGGCAGCAACACAGCTCGACCATTTGATGGATTACAGcaagtcacagtcacacagagttGAACTAATCCTAACCTGGcaggttaggattaggtttTCACAATGGTTTGGTTAAATCAGGTAACGTTTAAATGGAGCTTCACCTTGTGTCCTCGCTTCTTCAGAGCAGGCAGCAGTCTGTCGAGGATGAGGAACTTCCCCGAGCTCTGCACCAGCTGCTCATCAATCTGAGGGAAGGACAGAAGACAAGAGGACATCAACAGCCTGCTCTGGCCGTCTGGACTTCCTCTGACTCTAAACCAACAACCAACAACAGGCAGTTGTGAAGACTTTTGATTTTCCGTGTAcattaaagtaaattaaagaCTATAAAGACGATGATCTTTCCcaaaatgagggaaaaaaatcgtTGCTACTTCTCCACAGAAATTTAGAaatgtatttaacatttatcaAGTGAACACACGTGGGTGGGGATGGTGGTGGAGAAGAGAACCAACGACCGACATGACTGCAACAGAAAGACTGAGGTGTGCGTTACCTTGAACTCCTGAGTGGCAGGATCAAGAGGATACTCCACCAGGTAGGGATGGTTACAGCATCTCTTCAGCAGCATGAGGATGTTCTGCATCTTCAGGTTGATTTGAGCATCCAACGGGCTTTTGACCTCCAACACTGAGCGGGGACTGGAGGAGTTCAGAGGAAACGCACAGCTTTAGGTCGCGGAGAGTCATTTTGTGTAGAACACGCCTTCACACCACAGGACACATTCATTCAGGGAATATTTAAGACTCATTGAAATAAGTAGTGATGAGTAAAAGTGAGGAAATGAGACGTGTGGTTAAAGTTCCAACCTCTGCTCCGCCTCCACGCTGACCCTCTGCAGATACTTGTCCAGGTCATGCGGCGTGTCGCCCTCCGTTTCACTGTAGTCCACCGTCCTTCGACTGCGACGCTTTGGTCTGCCACATGATGTCAGAGCTACAGGAGCCTCCGTCTGAAGGAATTTCAGGTGTTTAGCTTTTACTGGCAACGTTTGACGGGGATTAAAGTGAAAACAACGCCAATGTTCAGTCGTCAGGAGACGATTTtctgaagattttttttctgtatgaaaCTGTCATTTGTGTGAAGATTAGCAAATAATTCAATCAGATTATCAGATTTTTGAAATTTGCCAGGCCAGATATTGATGCTGGCGTGCCAGTCTTGGCCCACAGGCCACCAGTTGCTTCCCTTTTTCAATGAAGACAGTATTTACGTAAAATGTGAATAACGTAGTATCCTCCTGCCAGGGGGCGTTAGCTtggttgtgtgacatcagctcTATTGACCAATTATAATCAAGTATTCAACCACGCCCCTTCATAAATCAAGTGCAACAAATGGCAGAAGTTGTGTTCCTTATTTTTTGTTCCCGTTAATAAAATAACCCGTGTTTATTctgaataaacagaaataactAAAACTACAGGAAACAACGATTGATCGATTACCTTCTCCTGGCCCAGCATCttggtgatggtgttgtttaCGACGGCCGTGTAAAAAGCCTCCTGTTTGCTCGTCAGAGGAGCATAAACCACGATCTCCTTCTTAGGTGGAACCTCCAGGGTGACGTCCGATTTCAGTCTCCTCAGCAAAAAAGGAGTCAGGATCTGGAACACAAAACCTGTATGACACGCATTGTTTTTTCACTATAATCCACACGGTTAAGTTCAACTAGTGTGAGAAGACGAGTATAAAGCCCCTTCAGTCGATCGCCTGCACAAACTGAAGCTTGATTTCAAGATTCAAGCTGGATTTACTGGATATTATTTGGATATCCGATGGATAATTAGAATGGATTGCTTTCTCTATCATTCCTGGATTAAATCATATATGAAGACATTTATGGCGGGTTAGGGATTATTGGAAGTGAGAAGTCTTAAAGCCCTGGGAGCTGAGGATGGAGGACCTTATGCCGTCAGAAGCAGAGTGGGCTGGGTAATTAATGAGCCACTTCAGGGCAGAAACAGCAGGTTCTGCTGTAACCACTAATCACATCTCTATATAATTATAAGAACATAAAGTGACAAAATTTTTTAGACACTAAACTGTGATGAGGAGCTTTAAACGGCTCCACCCTTCCTCTCGGATTGTCTCAGTGcgattgtgttgttttacatttcCTGGGTGAGATGTCGTCGTCTCCTCACATGATTTCTGTCTCTTGTTTTTACATCTGCGTATtcactgtgcagcactttgctcaactgctgttgttttttaaataaactggattaaaaacaagtttctaAAAAGCACTTTATGACATTCTAGCATGGTGGAGGACTGACCTGATGCAACATGCTCAGGACGTTCTGCTCACGCTCCGCTGCCACCACATTCTCCGCCTCCCCGATGGTGTCGATGTCAAACCATGACTCAAAGCTGCAAAGTACAAACGTCACAGAGGTTACACCTGAGCCACGAGTTCCACTGGGGAGACACTCGTCGATGTCCTAATATATATGAAGCCAAAATAGAGGCTCATATTTCAATTCAGTTAAACATTTAGTCGTTTTAAGCttttaattatgattttatcaaTGCCATAACAATATGATAGCAAGAAAAATAGAggaatatttattaatatatggtcaaattcgattttttttttaagatttaaatgtttttcaaatataaacatttacatgtatgtgtgtgtacattacatgtcatttagcagacgcttttatccaataaatacaagatagatagataaatagatgatagatagatacacacatacatacacccTTCAAACTTTGCACTAATTCAATCCCAACAGCACTTTGTAACATCTGTTAAGAAAAGTGTGATATGTGATATAGTTTATCATTAGAGCAGTTACCTCTTGAGGTCATCAAAAACCTCTGGCAAGAGAAAGTTGAGGAGGGACCAGAGCTCAGCGAGGTTATTCTGCAGCGGCGTCCCCGtcagcagcagcttgttgtCAGTGGGAAACAGCTTCAGCTCCCGCACCAGTCGACAGTTGAGGTTTTTGATCCTGTGACCTTCGTCAACTACCATGTACTTCCACCGGAAGCGCTGTAGCAGGAAAAAATGGATGAGATGTCTTGGAAGTAGAATACTCATGAGAGCAACCAAACAAACGTAAggaaaaccaaaaccaaaactgtATAAACGGTAGCGCTCCAGTAGTGGACGCCTTACGACAAACAACCAGCTGCAAGGACCTAAAAACCTGCCTGGAGGAATTTTCTGTCATTCATGGAGATCTCAAAGGAGGTGATGACCACGGGACACATGTTCAGGGGCCCCTGAGTTTTGCGGATCTCTTTCAGCAGTTTGGCCCTCTCTGCCTGGGGTCCATGGTAAAGCAGCACAGAAACCTGGATCAAACACAGGATGATTATTATGATCATGGACACAGACAATCACGAGCGTGGAGTCAGACGATCATATCCTCTCACATCCTCTCACATCCTCTCACCTCTGGTGTGAAGCGTTTGAATTCACTGATCCAGTTGGGCAGAGTGGAGAGCGGGGCGACCACGAGAAACGggcccatgacttttttttcgaCCATCATTGAGATGTGGGCGATGCATTGGATGGTCTTTCCCAGTCCCATCTCATCAGCCAGGATTCCATTTATACCGTTCTCCCACAACATCTGACGGATCACAGACGGATCACAGGAGACGTTTGAACACAAGGCCACTATGGGTAACTGTGGTCTGAGTAATTGTGTAAAAACTATACATTTCTTAATGAATAACCgagtcacacaaacaccactCACTCTCAACCACTCCATGCCTTCAATCTGGTACCACCTCATGACCCCTCCAGTGAAGAGCTGTGGCTGCTGGGCAGGGACTGGCTGACCTTCCACGGTCCTGTCAGGATGGAGGAGGTGCTTGGCGTCGTCTCGCATCATCTCTGAGAGACGGTTCTTGATGTCTTCGTTTGAGTCACTCATGTTCTCTATATCCTCAGCTTCAAGCTTCTTCTGGGCTGGAGTCTTCTCCTAATGTGACGTTTGAAATATTCTGTATATTAAAAGTATGAATATCACATCTGACCagagtgagggaaaaaaaaaaaaagtccttacCTCTTGCTCCATTTTTGCTTTCTTTGCCTGAGACATGATTtcctaaaagacaaaaaaccccAGCAGAACTACTGTTAGGCAAATGAGTCGGGACAGGTCGGGTACTGAAACCTGAGGCTACATCCTGAAGCACTATGATATCAGTGTCTGGGGGGGACTAGCTCCCACTGAGACCTGCTCTGAGAGTCTGGTTATATTTCAGCAGAACTGAAGCAACATcatcacagtgtttgtttaattctttCTCCTCAATAGAAGCAATAAAAGTACCATTAAAGCACCGGACTAATGAGCCACGTCAAAACAACAGTAGTACCATTAACAACTTAATGACCCATCCCTACAAATGAGACCTTACTTGTTTTGTCAGGACATCGGATATTTTGTAATCttcatccctcctcctcttctttttgtcTAGTTCAATGAGAAAGAGTTGAATAAGTCACacagtgttttgcatttttgtaatTTCAGAGTTGATTCTACTCACTGAAGTGTGCATTTAACTCTTTAATTTTATAGAAGAACAAATGACTCACCTTTGTCAGGTTCTGCACTGTTTGGCTTCTGTGTGTAAAAAAACCACAACTGCTTGTATGAATCATGACAACAGTGTTTCAACTACACGGTAAACATTTGAGTAAAAGGCCTCTCACCTTTTTGGTCTTCTTTTCCAGTTTCTCCTTCCTTTGTTTCTCCTTAAATAGTTGAAGCACAAAGGGAAATTGAGTGTTGCCACAAAGCACAAGACAGCAGTTGACAGTTAGTTTCTGTTCAAACACACTACCTCATTCTGCTGTTGCTCCATTTTAGTCAGAAGGAATTTAGAGTAGATGTTGCTCTTCTGAAGCAGATGCTGCAGTCTCTTGAAGCGCATGTCCTGAGAATCCCTCACCCATGATTCTCGCGCCTGaagtatcacacacacagatgacagtTTTAGAGAGTGATGGGATATATAtgattttattacattacatttaatgtaatgtaataatgtaaacattttgatacataacacacacacatttcccaaaAAAGCTACTTCTCCTTTAATACGGTCTGTGTAACTTATATTTTTAGTTGGAATGTGTCAATAGActgggacctttctgcatgatggagtctgcatgttctccctgtgtgtgtgtgtgtgtgtgtgtgtgtgtgtgtgtgtgtgtgtgtgtgtgcgcgtgcacccatttaagaagctgaaaaaggacagaaagtagaaaatattcacagttaagaagctgaaaaatgacagaaagtagaaaatattcacagttaagaagctgaaaaatgacagaaagtagaaaatattcacagttaagctgaaaaatgacagaaagtagaaaatattcaaatttaagaagctgaaaaatgacagaaagtagaacattttcacatttaagaagctgaaaaatgacagaaagtagaaaatattcaaatttaagaagctgaaaaatgacagaaagtagaacattttcacatttaagaggctgaaaaaggacagaaagtagaaaatattcacagttaagctgaaaaatgacagaaagtagaaaatattcacagttaagaagctgaaaaatgacagaaagtagaaaatattcaaatttaagaagctgaaaaatgacagaaagtagaacattttcacatttaagaggctgaaaaaggacagaaagtagaaaatattcacatttaagaagctgaaaaaggacagaaagtagaaaatattcacatttaagaagctgaaaaaggacagaaagtagaaaatattcagttaagaagctgaaaagggacagaaagtagaaaatattcacatttaagaagctgagaaatgtcagagtagaaaatattcacatttaagaagctgaaaaaggacagaaagtagaaaatattcacatttaagaagctgaaaatgacagaaagtagaaaatattcacatttaagaagctgaaaaatgacagaaagtagaaaatattcacatttaagaagctgaaaaatgacagaaagtagaaaatattcacagtccaaaaacatgcaatatgggattaggtaaattggacactctaaatttacCATAGATGTGAGTGTGCGAGTGGATGgtcgtttgtctctatgtgtgtccctgtgatggactggtgatcagtccaggctgtgtgtgcgtgcatgatCAGCTGCTGCAGCGCCCCCAGCATGTAAAAGCTGAGAATGTTGCTAAATAtgaaacactttctttttttttttttaaaatcactgatatttGTCAATGTGGTTAGTAATACATTTTCCTGTGGGATGATGACAATACATATCTTTCTTTGAAAATACAGGGCAAGCTAGAATTCAGTGGTGTGACCCAGAGCTAGAAACATACCTTCTCCATCatatctttttctttcctctccccttcctccatCAGTTgattctcttcttcctccattTCTTTTGTGATGATCACTTCAGGCATCATATTCTCCAATTTCACACCAGCATCTTAAGAAGGAAAGAACAGTGATAGTGAAGACTGTAGTCGGCTCAGTACGTTCTCAGTAAGTTTCATTCGGTCTTATTCAGGTTGTAATAATGACAAAACTACAGAATCGAGGGATGAAGTACATTTAcaagagacatttatttataagacatttatgtcaaagaagcgaactctggtctGAACTCAGGTGAGGAGGACaacacgttattcaaaaggttcggtttgtttcactaaagtgtgaaagcaaactcggatcGCAGCGACCTTAaattgaaccgagtccccaatcgtactgagtctagcggagactattaggtgtgaatacGACGTCAATATCTCAGCATGGATTTAACATCAGGTAATCTTCCTGAATTTGGATTagccaagaaaaaaataagtaaaaccaTCAAGgtcagagatgaagatgttttgtttttttactgaccAGTGGAAGATACAGTCTCCATGGTTGTGCCCAGTGGCTCCTCAGACTCATCAGGTTTAGGACAGTGAGGTGACGCACTACGGCTTTCGTCCTTTAAACTGTTGGCATGAAAAAGAATACAAGTTACTCATAACTCACAACGTAACACGAATGACTTTACAGAAGGAGGGAAAACACTACTGACACAATCTGAATAAATGTTCCACTTGTAGAACACGCTCAACCTCGTGTGCATGTGAGCAGGGGGACTTAAACTCTGCAAGACAACATTGATGAGCTGTAGTatctacaaacacaaacagtagaggtagagaaagtgGATCAACAGAGCAtaagagagtgagtgtgtgagtgtgacagaagGAGAGCAGCAGGACAGAAGAAAGACCTGATATGATGCATGGTCTAAGAGACAGGAGGTGTTAGTGGCacagctgaagatgctgagatttgaGTTGGGactgaccaggatggacagtcCTATATTCGAGGTGCAGCTCAGGTTGAAAGGTTTGGGAGATAAAGTGAGAGAGTCAaagttgagatggtttggtctcgtgcagaggagggacagtgattatgtttgaagatggaggaagatcatcgagaaggttcatggatgttgtgaaggagacagaaaaggacacaagggagaggacaaaaCGGAGGTAGATGATCCGCTGTGTCTATGAACACAATATTTAGTTTTGTGTAGAGTAAAATGTGTACATTGTAATGAAAGATTAAAACTGCAATAACATACATGTACCAATACAGGAAATGTATTAAACACCAATACCGTTACGTTTTAACGGTTACTGCGTGTAACATTATAGAGTCATTTCTTCGTACATTGACAGAGGTCATAGTCTGTATTGTTACACACAATCTGTGCAATCGCTGCTAAACACACCGTTAAAACATGAGACACTTTCCACTCACCAGCTCATATTTCCCCTCAGCAATGGAAATGCGTTTCACTCTTGTCTCGACCACAAAGTTACACTCACTCGAAAACAGTTTCGAAACAAGTGTTATTTCACACGGAGCAGACACGCGATTCTCAGACGGATGTGGAATAAACTCCACAGCAGGTTACTTATCCTCAACAGGAAAGAAATGTGAAGTATTTCCGGAAAacgcctttcaaaataaaaacgttTAACCCAAAATTGTGTTCATCGTTTCTTATTTTGAATTCAGAACCGCTTTTCATCACAACACTTCCTGCGTAAACTCGTCTAACATCACGCATGTGGGAGTTTAATGGTGGGCGGCGCCACATCGTTTCGCGCCAAGTCTGACTAAACCACTGCTTCATCAAGAGGGGTGGCTTCTCCTTATTGTGCGTAAGTACTACACTGCGCAGGGGTAAATATCATACTCTGGTCACTTATAAGAGGCAATAACTGATAAAAATCATGTAAAAGTCTGAGAGTCcgataaaaaatatattttactgAGCCAAACTTACATTcaacagcacagacacaccCCCTCTCTGAGCACCAGTAATCCAGTCATCTGATATTTCCCGCGATCGGAaggagtgggggaaaaaaagcagtcaGGTGGGAAAGGTACGGAGCCCCGGAGGAGACATCAAAGGatacaacaaaatataaaaaattaatattatatatcaAACTCAtaatgtataaacgtgataacgtAATcatgtataaacgtgataacgtataaacgtgataatgtataaacgtgataacgtgataatgtataatTGTGATAATATATCAACTTGataatgtataaatgtgataacgtgataatgtataaacgTAATAATATGTAAACGtaataatgtataattgtgaTAATGTATAATTGTGATAACGTGATgatgtataaacgtgataatatatcaacgtgataatgtataaacgCGATAAGT includes the following:
- the hells gene encoding lymphoid-specific helicase, whose translation is MSCLKDESRSASPHCPKPDESEEPLGTTMETVSSTDAGVKLENMMPEVIITKEMEEEENQLMEEGERKEKDMMEKARESWVRDSQDMRFKRLQHLLQKSNIYSKFLLTKMEQQQNEEKQRKEKLEKKTKKKPNSAEPDKDKKKRRRDEDYKISDVLTKQEIMSQAKKAKMEQEEKTPAQKKLEAEDIENMSDSNEDIKNRLSEMMRDDAKHLLHPDRTVEGQPVPAQQPQLFTGGVMRWYQIEGMEWLRMLWENGINGILADEMGLGKTIQCIAHISMMVEKKVMGPFLVVAPLSTLPNWISEFKRFTPEVSVLLYHGPQAERAKLLKEIRKTQGPLNMCPVVITSFEISMNDRKFLQRFRWKYMVVDEGHRIKNLNCRLVRELKLFPTDNKLLLTGTPLQNNLAELWSLLNFLLPEVFDDLKSFESWFDIDTIGEAENVVAAEREQNVLSMLHQILTPFLLRRLKSDVTLEVPPKKEIVVYAPLTSKQEAFYTAVVNNTITKMLGQEKTEAPVALTSCGRPKRRSRRTVDYSETEGDTPHDLDKYLQRVSVEAEQSPRSVLEVKSPLDAQINLKMQNILMLLKRCCNHPYLVEYPLDPATQEFKIDEQLVQSSGKFLILDRLLPALKKRGHKVLIFSQMTSILDLLMDYCYLRDFQYSRLDGSMSFSDREENMTKFSQDPEVFLFLLSTRAGGLGINLTAADTVIIFDSDWNPQADLQAQDRCHRIGQTKPVLVYRLVTGNTIDQKILERASAKRKLEQMVIHKNKFKGVRSELNQSKSCIDLDELMDLLKARGTEKEVKASRGKVISDKDLEILLDRSDMLAREKGSVKTEKVGVFRVIDAEESSKITLT